A single region of the Mercenaria mercenaria strain notata chromosome 6, MADL_Memer_1, whole genome shotgun sequence genome encodes:
- the LOC123548319 gene encoding uncharacterized protein LOC123548319, with the protein MAYRAVSHLVRRAGRLRGVCPDIVFKTSRTAAINQGLSRSYTSQTDVLEQRANLRHRATVKSVRTRQSVVHNKKASLVIFDKDGTLICFHSMWYPWLKKFSARLCAATGLELEEKINDLLGYCSISKKFNPGLLAESTKPIIQEELTSFLQEHGFEREEARKIVLDIWEEGDSSSTETLKSLANLTTLFKILKSNGVKIAISTSDSREGTMDTLKELDLGKYIDAVVCGDDEDTEPKPSPYSAFKICKKLGVDPADTVMVGDTQADVGMGKAANIGWNVGVLSGVGNSGDLLPEADHVIHSVKDLLPLILPGTEWQQYYRYSPAERIMVEPHHLEEGQCQLRGAETVVKDGVELVIFDLHGTLLCTHSRYSEWLDTLCTRMEQITGLQLKEVLHETLGVCTDSKKVKMGILGDGTLTQVKSKLTEVLLKNGLMYEESMLVVNQTWKECNHLLESNTKSSDKDVKELFKSLKRNNVKIAVNTTDCREYALSDLDSLGLLKYVDIMVCGDDPISQPKPSPHNALLICNEFNVKPDQTVIVGDSLTDIQMAENAEVLKKIGVLTGIGDKETLEKHADYVVPSVGYVRNYLFDSVGESPQKTQRRAFSTQSNFKKLGFLKSAVNMLGGQKQNFSTTSSLNVSVSSDIPSYDYIVVGAGSAGCVLANRLTESGQDKVLLMEAGPKDFSWKIWMPAALMYNLCDDKYNWYYHTEPEPAMNNRVMYWPRGRVWGGSSSLNAMVYIRGHAFDYDRWEKEGATNWSYANCLPYFKKSQTHELGEDDYRGGSGPLHVSRGITNNPLHHAFIKAGQEAGYPFTDDMNGYQQEGVGWMDMTIHKGMRWSAAAGYLHPIRKTRTNLETKVKVLTTKVLFDKNKAVGIEYEENGEIKRAMANKEVILSSGAINSPQLLMLSGVGNADDLIKLDIPVVANLPGVGENLQDHLEMYIQYKCLKPITLYIAQWKFPHHMIRIGLQWFLTRTGWGATAHLESGGFIRSQPGVEHPDLQIHFLPSVVNDHGRKTGECHAFQFHIGSMRPTSKGYLKLKTNNPRDHPKIVANYLTTEGDMQEMRDAITLTREMFAQKAFDEFRGEELQPGPQVQTQEQMDEFIRNVADSAYHPSCTCKMGQSSDPMAVVDPETKVIGLENLRVVDASIMPSIVSGNLNGPTIMLAEKAADIIRGVQALPKSNAPVYRPKTLDTQR; encoded by the exons ATGGCATACAGAGCTGTGTCTCACCTGGTGAGACGGGCAGGTAGACTGAGGGGAGTTTGTCCAGATATTGTCTTCAAGACTAGCAGAACTGCAGCAATAAATCAAG GTTTGTCTAGGTCATATACCAGTCAGACAGATGTATTAGAGCAACGTGCAAACCTTCGACACAGAGCTACAGTGAAGAGTGTCCGGACACGTCAGTCAGTCGTACATAACAAAAAGGCATCCCTAGTTATTTTCGATAAAGATGGAACTCTCATTTGCTTCCATTCTATGTGGTATCCATGGCTGAAAAAATTCAGTGCCAG ATTGTGTGCAGCTACTGGGCTGGAGCTTGAAGAGAAAATAAATGATCTGCTGGGATACTGTTCTATCAGTAAGAAGTTTAATCCTGGCTTATTGGCGGAGTCTACCAAACCTATTATACAGGAAGAGCTCACAAGCTTCCTTCAGGAACATGGGTTTGAGCGGGAAGAGGCGAGGAAAATCGTCCTGGATATCTGGGAGGAAGGCGATTCAAGTAGTACAGAAACTCTCAAATCTTTAGCAAATCTAACAACTTTGTTCAAGATTCTCAAATCCAATGGAGTTAAAATAGCTATATCAACTTCTGATTCAAGAGAAGGAACTATGGACACTTTGAAAGAGTTGGATTTAGGAAAATATATTGATGCGGTTGTCTGTGGAGATGACGAAGATACTGAACCAAAGCCAAGTCCGTACTCGGCCTTCAAGATCTGCAAAAAGCTTGGCGTTGATCCGGCCGACACAGTCATGGTTGGCGATACTCAGGCTGATGTTGGTATGGGGAAGGCGGCAAATATAGGCTGGAATGTTGGTGTCCTTAGTGGTGTTGGTAATAGCGGAGATCTTTTACCAGAAGCAGATCATGTGATACATAGCGTTAAAGATCTTTTACCGCTGATCCTTCCGGGGACAGAATGGCAGCAATACTATAGATACAG tCCTGCAGAAAGAATTATGGTGGAACCACATCACTTGGAGGAGGGTCAGTGCCAGTTGAGAGGGGCAGAGACTGTTGTCAAGGATGGGGTGGAGCTTGTTATATTTGATCTTCATGGTACCCTGTTGTGTACACATAGTAGATATAGCGAGTGGCTAGATACTCTCTGCACAAG AATGGAACAAATCACAGGCTTACAACTGAAGGAGGTCCTACATGAAACTCTTGGAGTGTGCACAGATTCAAAGAAAGTTAAAATGGGCATTCTAGGGGATGGTACTCTAACACAGGTGAAATCCAAGCTGACTGAAGTACTACTGAAAAATGGCCTCATGTATGAAGAGTCGATGCTTGTTGTTAACCAGACATGGAAGGAGTGCAATCATTTACTGGAATCAAATACTAAATCGAGTGATAAAGATGTTAAAGAATTGTTCAAGAGCTTGAAACGTAATAACGTGAAAATTGCTGTGAACACAACTGACTGTAGAGAATATGCACTTTCAGACTTAGATTCCTTAGGACTTTTGAAATATGTAGATATAATGGTGTGCGGAGATGACCCAATTTCTCAACCAAAACCATCACCGCATAATGCTCTTTTGATATGCAATGAGTTTAATGTAAAACCTGATCAAACTGTGATAGTTGGTGATTCATTAACAGACATACAAATGGCAGAAAATGCTGAAGTGTTGAAAAAAATAGGTGTTCTGACTGGTATAGGGGACAAAGAAACATTAGAAAAGCATGCTGATTATGTCGTACCGTCAGTAGGCTATGTAAGAAATTACCTGTTTGACAGTGTTGGTGAAAGTCCGCAAAAAACGCAACGTCGAGCATTTAGCACtcagtcaaattttaaaaaactggGATTTCTAAAATCTGCAGTTAACATGCTAGgtggacaaaaacaaaatttcagtaCAACTTCATCACTGAATGTTAGTGTATCATCAGACATTCCTTCATATGATTATATAGTGGTAGGGGCCGGTTCAGCTGGCTGTGTTTTGGCTAACAGGTTAACAGAGAGTGGTCAAGATAAAGTTTTGTTAATGGAAGCGGGACCCAAAGATTTTTCCTGGAAGATCTGGATGCCGGCGGCGCTCATGTATAATTTGTGTGATGATAAATATAACTGGTACTACCATACCGAGCCGGAGCCAGCCATGAACAACCGTGTAATGTACTGGCCACGTGGACGTGTTTGGGGAGGATCATCATCTCTCAATGCCATGGTCTACATTCGTGGTCACGCATTTGATTATGATCGTTGGGAAAAGGAGGGAGCCACAAACTGGTCTTATGCAAATTGTTTGCCGTACTTCAAAAAGTCACAGACCCATGAGTTAGGTGAGGATGACTATCGAGGCGGAAGTGGTCCGTTGCATGTATCCCGTGGTATAACAAACAATCCACTTCATCATGCCTTTATTAAAGCCGGTCAAGAAGCTGGTTACCCTTTTACTGATGATATGAATGGGTACCAGCAAGAAGGTGTAGGCTGGATGGACATGACCATACATAAAGGTATGAGATGGAGCGCCGCAGCGGGGTACTTACATCCAATCAGGAAGACGAGAACAAATTTAGAAACAAAGGTTAAAGTCTTGACAACCAAAGTACTTTTCGATAAAAACAAGGCTGTAGGAATTGAATATGAAGAGAATGGTGAAATAAAAAGAGCTATGGCAAATAAAGAAGTTATCCTTAGTAGTGGTGCAATAAACTCTCCACAGCTTTTGATGTTGTCTGGTGTAGGAAATGCGGATGATTTAATAAAGTTGGACATACCAGTTGTTGCAAATCTGCCTGGAGTGGGCGAAAACCTGCAAGACCATTTAGAAATGTATATTCAATATAAATGCTTGAAGCCTATCACCCTTTACATAGCCCAGTGGAAGTTTCCACATCACATGATTAGAATTGGCCTCCAATGGTTTCTGACTCGCACAGGCTGGGGAGCAACTGCTCATCTCGAATCTGGTGGGTTTATCCGCAGTCAACCTGGTGTCGAACATCCGGATCTTCAGATCCATTTTCTGCCGTCTGTTGTTAACGACCACGGGAGGAAAACTGGAGAGTGTCATGCTTTCCAGTTTCATATAGGTTCAATGCGGCCAACCAGTAAGGGATACCTTAAACTGAAGACAAACAATCCAAGGGACCATCCTAAAATTGTCGCCAATTATCTCACTACTGAAGGTGATATGCAAGAAATGAGAGATGCTATAACATTGACTAGAGAAATGTTTGCACAGAAAGCATTTGACGAGTTCAGAGGTGAAGAACTTCAACCAGGACCACAGGTTCAGACCCAGGAGCAAATGGACGAGTTCATACGTAACGTAGCAGACAGTGCTTATCATCCTTCATGTACGTGCAAAATGGGCCAATCCAGTGACCCAATGGCTGTTGTCGACccagaaacaaaagttattggTCTTGAAAATTTGCGGGTAGTGGATGCGTCCATCATGCCAAGCATTGTTAGCGGAAACCTGAACGGACCAACAATAATGTTAGCAGAAAAAGCTGCAGATATTATACGTGGAGTTCAAGCATTGCCGAAATCCAATGCCCCAGTTTACCGACCTAAAACATTGGACACTCAAAGATAA